From Solea senegalensis isolate Sse05_10M linkage group LG19, IFAPA_SoseM_1, whole genome shotgun sequence, the proteins below share one genomic window:
- the rrp7a gene encoding ribosomal RNA-processing protein 7 homolog A, with amino-acid sequence MAASKMKHARSQPCIIPGGFAVLPIQFSSDSGAQHKLYVKEHKVRAEKSSHRPLDRTLFVLNIPPYCSQAVVKELFSQFGCVHSVELRDHPGSSHESGPKLSKFFKPAEKKGFKVGYIVFQKSRSLKAAKSHPHNEPLVVCTEEHPVKTGVQKWIQQYRESFIQPEKLQEIVDSFMEDYDNRKEKEEEQQRKEAELQQEDEEGWVKVTKGHKGVKARPHSEAANKRTLHKEMRKKKRKELMNFYTWQHKNTQKEHIAELRKKFEEDKQRIALLRAQRKFKPY; translated from the exons ATGGCGGCATCCAAGATGAAACACGCCAGGAGTCAGCCTTGTATCATTCCTGGAGGATTTGCAG TGTTGCCCATACAGTTCAGTTCTGATAGTGGCGCACAACATAAGCTGTACGTGAAGGAGCACAAAGTACGAGCAGAGAAGAGTTCACACAGACCACTGGACCGGACTTTATTTGTCCTCAACATTCCCCCATACTGTTCACAG GCTGTTGTCAAAGAGTTATTCTCACAGTTTGGCTGTGTTCATTCTGTGGAGCTCAGAGACCACCCAGGCTCCTCTCACGAGTCTGGACCCAAGTTGTCCAAGTTCTTCAAACCAGCAGAAAAGAAG GGTTTCAAAGTGGGCTATATTGTGTTCCAGAAGTCTCGCAGCCTAAAGGCAGCTAAATCACATCCACATAATGAGCCACTGGTTGTTTGCACAGAGGAGCATCCAGTAAAGACAGGAGTACAGA AATGGATTCAGCAGTACAGAGAGTCTTTCATTCAACCAGAGAAACTGCAGGAAATTGTTGACTCCTTTATGGAGGATTATGATAACCGTAAAGAAAag GAAGAGGAGCAACAGAGAAAAGAGGCTGAGCTGCAGCAAGAGGACGAAGAGGGCTGGGTGAAAGTCACAAAAGGACACAAGGGCGTCAAGGCCCGTCCTCACAGTGAAGCAGCCAACAAGAGAACTCTACACAAAGagatgaggaagaaaaagaggaaggagCTCATGAACTTCTACACTTGGcagcacaagaacacacagaaagaaC atattgcTGAACTAAGGAAAAAGTTTGAAGAGGACAAACAGAGGATAGCTCTGCTGAGAGCACAAAGAAAATTCAAACCTTACTGA
- the LOC122785138 gene encoding zona pellucida sperm-binding protein 4-like yields the protein MIYNRAQLCWLSVALALVAQQLCWSVSCTKEVKKTPEHRQQLVLPRVTCSARRIKAAFGPLVRNNIHVREMSGVAVPVSQSELGSCGVRVVKEKNQNISFISKVDGCYVQIESTKVVIPLQVQLKDDDQWFRVNISCPLKRNHERTPISTLLPGKCGTDRALRVDCGRQNNSSHACHKRGCCYDAHDSTCYYRLNVCSLDGHFVFSVKATDTDPPITPGNLIVKGHPQCFPVVTTPDTAVFKIGITECGVKTKEDRDVVMYEVEVEELHTQSTAKDPLFSLQVQCEYATSDLKRAADLRSLYAVTNPPPVVALGAIQLQMRIAKDASFTSFFPEDQLPLTLPLRKSAYVEVSIAQPSPDPTLSLRVQDCFAYPVSRHSVWMLLYDGCPNPLDHMKSSVPLDQLGKTTSHSQMRRFDVKTFAFLDPQTGHPSVEEMYFYCWVEICTDDVDCAQSCTIISSESERQRRETISESDQLQLVSFGPLLLRRNNTEIDDSPCVKQSTMFQVMVYVLSGVGAVLLLVLLFTLFSNLKKGQKKEMQKACEAQANSVSK from the exons ATGATTTATAATCGTGCTCAACTGTGTTGGCTCTCTGTAGCCTTGGCCCTCGTGGCTCAGCAGCTCTGCTGGAGTGTGTCCTGCACCAAGGAGGTGAAGAAAACACCTGAGCACAGACAACAGCTCGTCCTGCCGAGAGTCACCTGCTCTGCCCGGAGAATAAAAGCTGCGTTTGGTCCGCTGGTCAGAAATAATATACACGTTAGGG AAATGTCAGGGGTTGCAGTCCCAGTGTCTCAGTCTGAGCTGGGCTCCTGTGGAGTGAGAGTGGTCAAAGAGAAAAATCAGAACATCTCTTTCATCAGCAAAGTTGACGGCTGCTATGTTCAgattgag AGTACCAAAGTGGTCATACCACTGCAGGTCCAGCTGAAAGACGACGATCAATGGTTCAGGGTAAATATCAGCTGTCCCCTGAAGAGAAACCATGAGAGGACTCCTATCTCAACAT TGTTACCTGGGAAGTGTGGGACAGACCGAGCGCTGCGAGTGGACTGTGGTCGTCAAAACAATTCCAGCCATGCCTGCCATAAACGGGGTTGCTGCTACGATGCTCATGATTCCACCTGCTACTACAGACTCAATG TCTGCTCTCTGGACGGACATTTTGTGTTCTCGGTGAAAGCTACAGATACGGACCCACCCATCACTCCCGGCAACCTCATAGTCAAGGGTCACCCACAGTGTTTCCCCGTGGTCACTACACCAGACACGGCTGTCTTCAAGATTGGAATCACAGAGTGTGGTGTAAAGACCAAG GAAGACCGAGATGTTGTGATGTATGAAGTGGAAGTAGAGGAGCTGCACACTCAAAGTACAGCTAAAGATCCTCTATTCAG TCTACAGGTGCAGTGTGAATATGCAACATCGGACCTGAAACGAGCAGCAGATTTGAGATCCTTGTATGCAGTGACAAACCCACCACCTGTAGTTGCACTGGGAGCCATTCAGTTGCAGATGAGAATAGCAAAAG ATGCATCTTTTACATCCTTCTTTCCTGAAGACCAACTTCCACTGACTCTGCCGCTACGTAAATCTGCATATGTGGAAGTTTCCATCGCCCAGCCATCCCCGGACCCAACACTCTCCCTACGTGTGCAGGATTGCTTTGCCTACCCTGTGTCACGACACTCTGTGTGGATGCTTCTTTATGATGG ATGCCCAAACCCTCTGGATCACATGAAAAGCTCTGTCCCTCTGGACCAACTGGGGAAGACTACCTCCCACTCCCAAATGAGGAGGTTTGATGTCAAGACATTTGCCTTCTTAGACCCTCAAACTGGCCATCCAAGTGTGGAGGAA ATGTACTTCTACTGTTGGGTGGAAATCTGCACAGATGACGTAGACTGTGCACAGAGTTGTACCATCATTT CAtctgagagtgagagacagagaagagagaccATATCTGAGTCTGACCAGCTCCAGTTAGTGTCCTTTGggcccctgctgctgagacggAACAACACTGAAATTGATGATAGTCCATGTGTCAAACAAAGCACAA TGTTCCAGGTGATGGTGTATGTGCTCTCAGGTGTTGGGGCTGTCCTGCTGCTTGTACTGCTGTTCACTCTGTTCTCCAACCTCAAAAAGGGTCAGAAGAAAGAAATGCAGAAAGCTTGTGAAGCACAAGCTAACAGTGTCAGTAAATAA